The genomic window CAGCAGTGAGATGAGAAATAGGAAGGTTGCCGAGAAGATCGGAGAACATCCGTGCCCAGACCAAGCCGCCGCGAGAGACACAAAGGATCCGATCAAATTTATATTTTTTGATTTTTTTGTAAAGCGCAAAGCAATCTGTTTCGAGTTCTTTCCACGAGACTTTGTAGAATTTCATATTTAAAAGCTCGATACCGAAATTTTTTAATCTTGTTGCGGGTCCTGTCTCGGGTTCATTCCCGTCGGTGCTCGCTTCGAACGATACCCCTCGACTGCGCGCCTGCCTGCCGGCAGGCAGGCCGTCCGGGATCCCTTTCCCCTCGACACCCGCAACTAATTCAACCAAAAAAATTTTATACCTTCGCTTTTAAATATGATACTATATTACTAATGAAAAAAATCCTGATCTGTCTTCTTTTATTTTTTTCAATCGTTTTTGCTGTTAATGCTGAAGAAATAAAAAGTTTTCAGTCTGATATTAAAATTAATAAAGACGGAACAATAGATGTTAAAGAAACGATAACTTATGACTTTGGCGATCTTTACCGTCACGGGATTTATAGGAACATTCCTTATATAAAAACGAACCAAGATGGGAAAAAACTTCAACTTGATTTTTCCAGCTTCTCCGTCACCGATGAGAATAATCTATCTTATAGATATTCTCGTTCAACAATAAATAACAATATTCAGCTTAAAATAGGTGACTCAAATATGACAGTAACGGGCGTTCACAGTTATGTTATCAGTTATCGAGTCGGTGGCGCCTTGACGTACTTTTCCGATCATGACGAGCTTTACTGGAATGTGACGGGAAATGAATGGGATGTGCCGATTAATTATGTTAATTCAGAAATAACATTACCTTATTTTTCGAGCAAAGTCGAGAAAAATAACGATAGTTCTCGACTAACTCGAACTATAAGTTATACCTGTTATACAGGAATTATTGGTAGTCGTGAAAGTCAGTGCAACTTTTACCACGATCGTGACAAAGTTCGTATTAATTCAATTAGTTCTTTAAACGCGGGAGAAGGCTTGACAGTTGTGGTTGGTTTTCCGAAAAATATTGTGGCGGTTTTGGAGCCGAAAGAATTTATTAGTTTTTGGAACACTTTCATTGGTAAATTGGTCGGATTGGTAATTGGCTTATTAGCGTTAATTTGGTATGTTTTCTTGCCTTTTTCCATCATCTATAAATGGTTTAAAACTGGACGCGATCCTAAAGGAACGGTTGGGATAACTACTGCCTGGTATGACCCGCCGAAAACTTCGGATGGAAAAAGATTTTTTACTCCCGGAGAAGTGGGAACCTTGGGCGATGAGACAGTTGATCTTAAAGATATTTCAGCAACGATTGTTGATTTGGCAAGGCGCGGATATTTAAGGATAGAAGAGAGAAAGAAGGGCGATTTTTTCCTTGTCCGCCGAAGTCTTGACGAAGGCGGATCTTTACTGTCATTTGAACAACTTTTACTGAATAAGTTTTTTAAGACGGAAAGCGAAATAAGATTAAAAAACGAGCATCTTTATGAAGAAGTGGAAGAAATTAAAAAAAGTCTTTACGAACAAACCGTTACAGCCGGACTTTTTCCGAAAAATCCCCAATCAGTAAGAACAGTTTATTATGTGATTGCTGGTATTGCTTTGTTTACGTTTAATTTTTTCCTAGCTATAGTAGCCTTTATCTTTGGTCGTGTAATGCCGAGAAAAACCGTCGAAGGCGTTAATGCTAAAAATGTCGCATTTTCTTTAAGAAATTTCTTGACGAGTCAAGAAAGACAGTTAAAATTTCAGGCTGAAACAGACCTGACTGCCGGCAGGCAGGTGATGTTTGAGAGACTACTGCCATATGCAGTGGCTTTTGGAGTCGAGAAAGTTTGGGCGAAGCGGTTTGAAACAATGAATATAAGGGAGCCTGATTGGTATCAGAGTTATTCTAGCGGACCGTTTAACAGTTGGATTTTTGTCAGCAGTCTTAGTTCTTCGATGAGCAGTTTCCGGACGGCGGCGACGCCAACGCGAAGTTCGTCTGGTTTTTCTTCAGGTTTTAGCGGAGGATTTTCTGGCGGAGGTGGTGGCGGTGGTGGAGGAGGGAGTTGGTAATAAAGTTGACTTCTAGAAAGAATAGGATTAAGCTATATATACTACAACTTATATTTGTAGGTACGACATGAGTCCTAAATGGAAAGAAACTATTAAAGAAAAAGCAAGGTTATTACGTAAACAGGGATATTCTTATGGACAATTAACAAAAGAGTTAAAAGTACCTAAAAGTACATTGCATGAATGGATTCGTGGAGTAAAAAGACCGGCTAAATTCAGTAGACTTGACAGGATTCGTTGGATTAAAGAAATACAGCCTTTAGGAGCTCAAGGAAATAAAAGAAAAAGAGAAAAAATCGTAAGTCAAATTATTAAGGAAGCTAAAAACGAAGTTTCTAAAATACAGATTAATCATGAAACAAGAAAAGCGATACTTTCTCTGTTATATTGGGCAGAAGGTACCAAAGTGAGAGGCGCCTTACAATTTGCCAATACCGATCCCAAATTAATCTTGCTTTTTATCAATCTATTACGACAATGTTATAAACTGGATGAAAGCAA from Candidatus Gracilibacteria bacterium includes these protein-coding regions:
- a CDS encoding DUF2207 domain-containing protein, producing the protein MKKILICLLLFFSIVFAVNAEEIKSFQSDIKINKDGTIDVKETITYDFGDLYRHGIYRNIPYIKTNQDGKKLQLDFSSFSVTDENNLSYRYSRSTINNNIQLKIGDSNMTVTGVHSYVISYRVGGALTYFSDHDELYWNVTGNEWDVPINYVNSEITLPYFSSKVEKNNDSSRLTRTISYTCYTGIIGSRESQCNFYHDRDKVRINSISSLNAGEGLTVVVGFPKNIVAVLEPKEFISFWNTFIGKLVGLVIGLLALIWYVFLPFSIIYKWFKTGRDPKGTVGITTAWYDPPKTSDGKRFFTPGEVGTLGDETVDLKDISATIVDLARRGYLRIEERKKGDFFLVRRSLDEGGSLLSFEQLLLNKFFKTESEIRLKNEHLYEEVEEIKKSLYEQTVTAGLFPKNPQSVRTVYYVIAGIALFTFNFFLAIVAFIFGRVMPRKTVEGVNAKNVAFSLRNFLTSQERQLKFQAETDLTAGRQVMFERLLPYAVAFGVEKVWAKRFETMNIREPDWYQSYSSGPFNSWIFVSSLSSSMSSFRTAATPTRSSSGFSSGFSGGFSGGGGGGGGGGSW